In a single window of the Desulfuromonas sp. TF genome:
- a CDS encoding (2Fe-2S)-binding protein, producing MKTRFIKLNVNGKEHRLEVPANRTLLQALRDDLMLTETKYGCGTGECGGCTVLVDGKESICSCLTLAVEVEGRHITTVGGLTRDGELHPIQQAFIDEGAIQCGYCTPGMVMKTASILANNPTPSEEEIRRGLEGNICRCTGYEKIVRAVQRASRMIDNSQLRKAGGMS from the coding sequence ATGAAAACCCGATTCATAAAGCTCAACGTCAACGGCAAAGAGCACCGGCTGGAAGTACCCGCCAACCGGACTCTGCTGCAGGCCCTGCGTGACGATCTCATGCTGACGGAGACGAAATACGGCTGCGGAACCGGCGAATGCGGCGGCTGTACGGTACTCGTCGACGGCAAGGAGAGTATCTGCTCCTGCCTCACCCTGGCCGTCGAGGTCGAAGGCCGGCACATTACCACGGTGGGCGGCCTCACCCGCGACGGGGAACTTCATCCCATCCAGCAGGCCTTCATCGACGAGGGAGCCATTCAGTGCGGCTATTGCACGCCGGGGATGGTGATGAAAACCGCAAGCATCCTGGCAAATAATCCGACGCCCTCTGAGGAAGAGATCCGCCGTGGACTGGAAGGCAACATCTGCCGCTGCACCGGATATGAAAAAATAGTCCGGGCCGTGCAGCGTGCCAGCCGGATGATCGACAATTCTCAACTCCGAAAAGCTGGAGGTATGAGCTGA
- a CDS encoding xanthine dehydrogenase family protein subunit M, with translation MSSRVLPQFEYLTPQSIPEAIGILKQYQGKVSILAGGTDLLIWNYIRKINPAALLSLSSLPELDRLEFNPGEGLRIGARSKISSLLASSMIAEKYPALHEAALTFATPQIRNMATVVGNIMRGSPAGDCSCAILALGGQVVLEGPEGRRSVDIDDFWVGYGETARRSDELAVELRIPAPGPGTRSAFHRLTRVHEDLAKINVAVRLEMDRGVCRQARIAMGCVGPTLLRLKQTETVLAGATLNEEILLQVAESARREIAPIDDQRSTAEYRRQVAGVILRRVIERAAEGRN, from the coding sequence ATGAGCAGTCGAGTATTGCCTCAGTTTGAGTATCTCACACCACAAAGCATCCCGGAAGCCATCGGCATACTGAAACAATACCAGGGCAAAGTGTCGATTCTGGCTGGGGGGACGGACCTGCTGATCTGGAACTATATCCGCAAGATCAATCCCGCTGCACTGCTCAGCCTCTCTTCCCTGCCGGAACTCGATCGCCTCGAATTCAACCCCGGAGAAGGGCTGCGCATCGGCGCCAGATCCAAGATATCCAGCCTCCTGGCCAGCTCCATGATCGCTGAGAAATACCCGGCGCTCCACGAGGCGGCGCTCACTTTTGCCACGCCGCAGATCCGCAACATGGCCACGGTCGTCGGCAACATCATGCGCGGCTCCCCCGCCGGTGACTGCTCCTGCGCCATACTCGCCCTGGGCGGCCAGGTCGTCCTGGAAGGGCCCGAGGGCCGTCGGTCGGTCGATATCGATGATTTCTGGGTGGGATACGGCGAAACCGCCCGCCGCAGCGATGAACTGGCTGTCGAGCTCCGGATTCCGGCGCCCGGCCCGGGGACCCGCTCGGCTTTCCATCGCCTGACCCGGGTGCATGAGGACCTGGCGAAGATCAACGTCGCCGTCCGCCTCGAAATGGATCGGGGCGTGTGCCGGCAGGCCCGCATCGCCATGGGATGCGTCGGCCCCACTCTCCTGCGCCTCAAGCAGACGGAAACCGTGCTCGCGGGCGCAACCCTGAATGAAGAGATCCTCCTTCAAGTCGCGGAATCCGCCCGCAGGGAGATCGCTCCCATCGACGATCAGCGCTCGACCGCTGAATATCGACGGCAGGTTGCCGGAGTCATTCTCCGCAGAGTGATCGAGCGGGCGGCGGAAGGCCGGAACTAA
- a CDS encoding DUF1329 domain-containing protein, with amino-acid sequence MMKRFFALLATGLIAMAGTAQAASDADVENSLSPYKNFSYDTTKIKPGMVINKDNVEKVKEYLDPAMYQFIQKGWYEIPVMETTSFDLPAPYVEATKKNLNKTKLVEGNLVDYLAGRPFVQEPDANDPQAGTKLAFNNKYALIAGDGGTIYPFYWKYRDMNSGKIERQIKFEVHSLNFKHRTTQEPIPNVEPNPSDIFRGLYLRVEEPFDVENTQLLIQRHEDDLKRDNAWLYLGFQRRVRRLSSGQTTDAFLGSDLMIEDFEGYNNRVADQKWTYKGTEKLLLPYYNHNELPELSDEFKEPDGYRYVDFGGQGGCFPKVNWQVRKVYVIEAVPVDPNHPISKRIMYMDAQTGFFSRTISYDRAGKLWKTWLIGESHPDHHLEINKGSNVAQWDSFTMIDTQAMHCTTGQFHAHNNPDDVSPNQFTPQYLRKRGQ; translated from the coding sequence ATGATGAAAAGATTTTTTGCGCTGCTCGCGACGGGTCTCATCGCGATGGCCGGTACGGCCCAGGCAGCTTCGGATGCCGACGTGGAGAACTCCCTGTCGCCGTACAAGAACTTCAGTTACGACACGACCAAAATCAAGCCGGGCATGGTGATCAACAAGGACAACGTGGAGAAGGTGAAGGAATATCTTGACCCCGCCATGTATCAATTCATCCAGAAGGGCTGGTATGAGATACCCGTCATGGAGACCACTTCCTTCGACCTGCCCGCGCCGTACGTCGAGGCGACCAAGAAAAACCTGAACAAAACAAAACTGGTTGAGGGGAATCTCGTCGATTACCTGGCCGGCAGGCCCTTCGTGCAAGAGCCGGACGCCAATGACCCCCAGGCCGGTACGAAACTCGCTTTCAACAACAAGTACGCCCTGATTGCCGGCGACGGAGGGACGATCTATCCCTTCTACTGGAAATACCGGGACATGAACAGCGGGAAAATTGAACGACAGATCAAATTCGAAGTTCATTCCCTCAACTTCAAGCATCGGACGACGCAGGAGCCGATCCCCAACGTAGAGCCCAATCCTTCCGACATTTTCAGGGGATTGTACCTCCGGGTCGAGGAACCTTTCGACGTCGAGAACACGCAGCTGCTCATTCAGCGCCACGAGGACGACCTGAAGCGCGACAACGCATGGCTCTATCTCGGCTTCCAGCGCCGAGTAAGGCGGCTCTCCTCCGGCCAGACGACGGATGCCTTTCTCGGCTCCGACCTCATGATCGAGGACTTCGAGGGATACAACAACCGCGTCGCCGACCAGAAATGGACCTACAAAGGAACGGAGAAGCTTCTCCTTCCCTACTACAATCACAACGAGCTTCCGGAGCTTTCCGACGAGTTCAAGGAGCCCGATGGCTACCGTTATGTGGATTTCGGCGGACAAGGCGGCTGTTTCCCCAAGGTGAACTGGCAGGTGAGGAAGGTTTACGTGATCGAAGCTGTTCCGGTAGATCCCAACCACCCGATCAGCAAGCGCATCATGTACATGGATGCCCAGACCGGCTTTTTCAGCCGCACCATCTCTTACGACCGGGCCGGCAAACTCTGGAAAACCTGGCTGATCGGGGAATCACACCCTGATCACCACCTGGAGATCAACAAAGGGAGCAACGTCGCCCAGTGGGACAGCTTCACGATGATCGATACGCAGGCCATGCACTGCACGACCGGTCAGTTCCACGCTCATAACAACCCCGACGATGTTTCTCCCAACCAGTTCACCCCGCAATACCTTCGGAAGAGAGGGCAATAG
- a CDS encoding DUF1302 family protein, translating to MFVGFSAVITLAAASPVRAGVSGFIENDTHHRYTDDRGLSKLRNTVQLEYSKDLGSKGIFSEVSLNTTLRATYDGVYDLNDDEWGDEAGGPITLEQAGGPTPPPPFGPGVVIPAAQVPHGGGLVLADDFDTARNPNEGLEVLGEHLHDPKGGLTFGVPVRPCDEDSRGCLDDYMDADSDELRFPEFNDRHDWLREFYLTATVPLGDGYKELGFKLGRQQIVWGRTDLFRVLDVINPVDYSRNNIYDELEDIRIPMWMLETEYRSGPGKIFDDLNYSFVWNFDKFRPHNLGQGGTPNQILDAGSFFRGMKNLWDNGGTVSNFAFLNTAVDFPEHTIGIRDVDMPSWSLSNTQFGGKIEGVFKDLGFSLNYLNYRSHLPTLRGLVPANNPFTPGEDLAPRPFLPAFDIEFARINLFGGSLDYYADFIKSVFRVEVAYTTGEEFINTARPELFSDSDVVRWVFGWDRNTFIRALNPNKAFLISTQVFGQHLLDHELEKGPLGEIGIPDWEDNYIVTMLLKGWWKNDRLSPQVLTAWDTKARSAAIEPSISYLINDNLSITARWNTKIGHGARNFNDLRAGNQFPPFTATPFHSDPTVAQTIGARGYEPTGRFRSGPFGMAKNEDEVSLNIRYAF from the coding sequence ATGTTCGTGGGTTTCTCGGCGGTCATCACACTGGCCGCCGCATCTCCCGTGAGGGCGGGAGTCAGCGGTTTCATCGAAAACGACACGCACCATCGCTACACCGATGATCGGGGATTGTCAAAACTCAGAAACACCGTGCAGCTTGAATACAGCAAGGACCTGGGTTCCAAGGGCATCTTTTCGGAGGTTTCCCTGAACACCACGCTGCGCGCCACCTACGACGGCGTGTACGATCTGAATGACGACGAATGGGGCGACGAGGCCGGAGGACCGATCACGCTTGAGCAGGCCGGCGGCCCGACCCCTCCGCCGCCGTTCGGACCCGGCGTCGTCATCCCGGCCGCTCAGGTGCCTCATGGCGGGGGTCTCGTTCTGGCTGATGACTTCGATACGGCGCGAAATCCGAACGAGGGGCTGGAAGTCCTTGGCGAACACCTGCACGACCCCAAAGGCGGCCTCACCTTCGGTGTTCCGGTTCGGCCCTGTGACGAGGATTCGCGGGGCTGTCTCGACGACTACATGGACGCGGACAGCGACGAGCTGCGTTTTCCCGAGTTCAACGACCGACACGACTGGCTCCGTGAGTTTTACCTCACGGCCACCGTGCCTCTGGGCGACGGATACAAGGAGCTGGGATTCAAACTCGGCCGGCAACAGATCGTCTGGGGGCGCACGGACCTGTTCAGGGTTCTTGATGTCATCAACCCCGTCGACTATTCGCGCAACAACATCTACGACGAACTGGAAGACATACGCATCCCGATGTGGATGCTGGAAACGGAATACCGCTCGGGACCCGGCAAGATCTTCGACGACCTGAACTACTCGTTCGTCTGGAACTTCGATAAGTTCAGACCGCACAATCTCGGTCAGGGAGGAACGCCGAACCAGATCCTCGACGCGGGCTCTTTCTTCCGGGGGATGAAAAACCTCTGGGACAATGGCGGCACGGTGAGCAACTTCGCCTTCCTGAACACAGCCGTCGATTTCCCGGAGCATACGATCGGCATCCGGGATGTGGACATGCCCTCCTGGTCGCTTTCCAACACCCAGTTCGGGGGCAAGATCGAAGGCGTGTTCAAGGACCTCGGCTTCTCGCTGAACTATCTGAACTACCGCTCACATCTGCCGACCCTGCGCGGTCTCGTCCCCGCCAACAACCCCTTTACGCCGGGTGAGGACCTGGCGCCCCGGCCATTCCTTCCGGCCTTCGACATCGAATTTGCGAGGATCAACCTCTTCGGCGGCTCCCTGGACTATTACGCGGACTTCATCAAGTCGGTCTTCCGCGTGGAGGTCGCCTACACCACGGGGGAAGAATTCATCAACACCGCCCGTCCCGAACTTTTTTCGGATTCGGATGTCGTCCGGTGGGTCTTTGGCTGGGACCGCAACACCTTCATCCGCGCGCTGAACCCGAACAAGGCGTTTCTCATTTCGACCCAGGTTTTCGGACAGCATCTTCTCGACCACGAACTCGAAAAAGGCCCCCTCGGCGAAATCGGCATCCCCGACTGGGAAGACAACTACATCGTCACCATGCTGCTCAAGGGCTGGTGGAAGAACGACCGGCTGAGTCCGCAGGTTCTGACAGCCTGGGACACCAAGGCCCGATCGGCGGCGATCGAACCGAGCATAAGCTACCTGATCAATGACAACCTGAGCATCACGGCCCGCTGGAACACCAAGATCGGGCACGGAGCCCGCAACTTCAACGACCTGAGAGCCGGCAACCAGTTCCCGCCTTTTACCGCGACGCCTTTCCATTCGGACCCGACGGTTGCACAGACGATCGGCGCCCGCGGCTATGAGCCCACCGGACGGTTCCGGTCGGGACCCTTCGGCATGGCGAAAAATGAAGACGAGGTCTCGCTCAACATCCGTTATGCCTTTTAG
- a CDS encoding RND family transporter, with the protein MKKIKQTIHHLFHKIDDVLFGAPYLWLSIILAMTVFFAVQIPGVKMYSEFADLLPQEHPYIKTHNEIRDDFGGANNIILAVEVENGDIFTNETVGVIHQLTEDVDKLPGVNHNLVSSVTHRTVRKVWLTQTGDVNSAPHYDPLKKEMSEAELAQMRQDVMSNPRVYGLLVSPDLKAGLIKATFNEGALDYQAIFAGVQTIREAAARSGIEIHATGAPMLVGWVFTYVGQILQIFFFTLLMMVSLLILYFRRLYGIVLPLLGILMATIWGLGTISLLGYNLDPLTLVIPFLISARAMSHGIQIVERYYEQLELVDNTRIAARNTFNSLFRPGSLGVVSDAIGLLLIALGSVPINTKMAHYASLWAFSVIFVVLIFMPLMLAVLPRPRAVKRKDSRLAGWMDSFAASVSTRRSAITVLCLIVLMMTCGGYFSSWVQIGEAESGSPLLYQDHDYNVSSKAVNQKFPGSEELFVLARTDKPGGIKRPEVLRALEDLERHMLLDPELGGVKAVPGLVKQVNRIFHSNDPRWSQIPDSDSYVGGLLFAYMASSPIPGAEKEFIDTEQQTANMVFYYKDHKGGTIRRAIHQIKQWIGETGSKVEGLSFRLAGGQIGVTAAINEAAYSTNMLVIPLVLGLIFLFVTLFYSSLHAGLLMMCSMAFATTLTYAYMGIKGIGINVNTVPIIAVGIGIGIDYSIYVMDRIREEIGAGLNLNGAIRRTFATTGKAVGFTAATLIGGIIMWVFISDLRFQADAALLLCVMLILNAMAAIFLVPSWVLIFRPNFIVKVLYDKDDILIVDGADTTPQEPSQLKPTYPSVAYANKAGTPD; encoded by the coding sequence ATGAAAAAAATCAAACAGACCATCCATCATCTGTTTCACAAGATAGACGACGTGCTGTTCGGTGCGCCCTACCTGTGGTTGTCGATCATCCTGGCGATGACGGTTTTCTTCGCCGTCCAGATCCCCGGCGTGAAAATGTACTCCGAATTCGCCGACCTGCTGCCTCAAGAGCATCCCTACATCAAGACACACAATGAAATCCGGGATGATTTCGGGGGGGCGAACAATATCATCCTGGCGGTCGAAGTGGAGAATGGAGACATTTTCACCAACGAAACCGTCGGCGTGATTCACCAGTTGACGGAGGATGTCGACAAACTGCCCGGCGTGAATCACAACCTGGTGTCGAGCGTCACCCACCGGACCGTTCGCAAGGTCTGGCTGACCCAGACCGGAGATGTCAACTCGGCCCCGCATTACGATCCCCTCAAGAAAGAGATGAGCGAGGCCGAACTGGCGCAAATGCGTCAGGACGTCATGTCCAATCCGCGAGTGTACGGGCTGCTGGTTTCCCCCGACCTCAAGGCCGGTCTGATCAAGGCAACCTTCAACGAAGGGGCTCTCGACTATCAGGCGATTTTCGCGGGGGTTCAGACGATTAGAGAAGCGGCGGCGCGGTCCGGGATTGAAATTCACGCCACAGGTGCGCCCATGCTCGTCGGCTGGGTGTTTACCTATGTCGGGCAGATATTGCAGATTTTCTTCTTTACCCTGCTGATGATGGTCTCCCTGCTGATCCTCTACTTCCGACGTCTTTACGGAATCGTTCTGCCTCTGCTGGGCATTTTGATGGCGACCATCTGGGGATTGGGCACCATCTCCCTGCTCGGCTACAATCTCGATCCTCTCACCCTGGTGATACCTTTCCTGATTTCCGCCAGGGCGATGTCGCACGGTATCCAGATCGTCGAACGCTATTACGAGCAACTGGAGCTCGTCGATAATACCCGGATCGCGGCGCGGAACACCTTCAACAGCCTCTTTCGTCCAGGGTCCCTGGGTGTCGTCTCGGACGCGATCGGTCTTTTGCTGATCGCCCTCGGTTCCGTGCCGATCAACACCAAGATGGCGCACTACGCCTCGCTATGGGCATTTTCGGTGATTTTCGTCGTGCTGATCTTCATGCCCCTGATGCTCGCGGTACTGCCACGGCCTCGGGCAGTGAAGAGGAAGGATTCGAGACTCGCCGGATGGATGGACTCTTTTGCGGCTTCAGTGAGCACGCGACGGAGCGCCATTACGGTTTTGTGTCTGATCGTGCTGATGATGACTTGCGGCGGGTATTTCAGTTCTTGGGTCCAGATCGGCGAGGCGGAGTCCGGATCTCCCCTGCTGTATCAGGATCACGATTACAACGTTTCCTCCAAGGCTGTGAATCAAAAATTCCCCGGCTCCGAAGAACTTTTTGTCCTGGCGCGCACAGACAAACCGGGCGGGATTAAACGCCCGGAAGTGCTGCGGGCGCTGGAGGATCTGGAAAGGCACATGCTGCTCGACCCTGAGCTCGGAGGCGTCAAGGCGGTGCCGGGCCTGGTGAAGCAGGTCAACCGGATCTTCCACAGCAACGATCCCCGCTGGTCGCAGATACCGGATTCCGATTCCTACGTGGGCGGCCTGCTGTTCGCCTATATGGCCTCCAGTCCGATACCGGGTGCGGAGAAGGAATTCATCGACACCGAGCAGCAGACCGCCAACATGGTTTTCTACTACAAGGACCATAAAGGCGGAACCATTCGCCGTGCCATCCACCAGATCAAGCAGTGGATAGGCGAAACCGGCTCCAAAGTGGAAGGGCTCAGCTTCCGCCTGGCAGGCGGCCAGATCGGGGTGACCGCAGCCATCAACGAGGCGGCCTACAGCACCAACATGCTGGTCATTCCCCTCGTGCTCGGATTAATCTTCCTCTTCGTCACCCTGTTCTACTCGTCTCTTCATGCCGGACTGCTGATGATGTGCTCGATGGCCTTCGCCACCACCCTGACCTATGCCTACATGGGGATCAAGGGGATCGGCATCAACGTCAATACGGTCCCGATCATCGCCGTCGGCATCGGCATCGGCATCGACTACTCCATATACGTCATGGACCGCATTCGCGAGGAAATCGGCGCGGGACTGAACCTGAACGGGGCCATCCGGCGGACCTTCGCCACGACCGGAAAGGCGGTTGGATTCACCGCCGCAACCCTCATCGGCGGGATAATCATGTGGGTATTCATTTCCGACCTGCGGTTTCAAGCCGATGCGGCTCTGCTGTTGTGCGTCATGCTGATCCTCAATGCCATGGCCGCCATCTTCCTGGTGCCTTCCTGGGTGCTCATCTTCCGACCCAACTTCATTGTGAAGGTCCTCTATGACAAGGATGACATACTGATCGTCGATGGGGCGGATACCACCCCGCAAGAACCGTCTCAGCTGAAACCGACCTATCCGTCGGTGGCATATGCCAATAAGGCAGGAACTCCCGATTGA
- a CDS encoding YCF48-related protein translates to MLMTMTGCEAPLDLKGVEKVSERPVKRFDQFLSAAKNDRASVVVSSAGAVLVTSDEGKQWTRHDLTGVPNLIEVVSCPDGSFAALDTMRRVWVSADDGNTWNANELETPESMTTLSCDPGNRLWAGGSFTTLMSSTDKGETWETTSFDQDAMFTALQFVDHQFGVAVGEFGTVAITENGGESWEIGPSISNEFYPQAALFLDRDNGYVVGLNGKILRTSNGGESWVYEDTPTDAPLYGLARQGMELFVVGEGGVMLHRKDGRWEGVNHDKPVGSYLRTALPVNGQELLIAGGAGALFLVSTRN, encoded by the coding sequence ATGTTGATGACGATGACGGGATGTGAGGCGCCCCTTGACCTGAAAGGCGTGGAGAAAGTTTCCGAAAGACCGGTTAAGCGATTCGACCAGTTCTTATCGGCCGCGAAAAATGATCGGGCCTCGGTGGTGGTGAGTTCCGCGGGCGCCGTTCTGGTGACCAGTGACGAAGGAAAACAGTGGACGCGGCACGATCTGACCGGAGTTCCCAACCTGATCGAGGTCGTCTCCTGCCCGGACGGATCCTTCGCGGCCCTCGACACCATGCGCAGGGTATGGGTCTCCGCCGATGACGGCAACACCTGGAACGCAAACGAGCTCGAGACGCCCGAGTCGATGACGACCCTCTCCTGCGACCCCGGGAACCGGCTCTGGGCAGGGGGAAGCTTTACCACACTTATGAGCAGTACCGACAAGGGAGAAACCTGGGAAACCACCTCTTTCGACCAGGACGCCATGTTCACTGCCTTACAATTCGTGGACCATCAGTTCGGCGTAGCCGTGGGCGAATTCGGAACGGTTGCCATCACCGAAAACGGCGGTGAAAGCTGGGAAATCGGACCGAGCATATCGAACGAATTTTATCCTCAGGCGGCCCTGTTCCTTGATCGTGACAACGGCTATGTCGTCGGATTGAACGGCAAGATCCTTCGAACTTCAAACGGCGGCGAATCGTGGGTTTATGAGGACACGCCCACTGATGCACCTCTCTACGGACTGGCCCGGCAGGGGATGGAACTCTTTGTCGTAGGCGAGGGAGGCGTGATGCTGCATCGCAAAGATGGTCGATGGGAAGGGGTGAATCATGACAAGCCGGTCGGATCCTACCTGCGAACGGCACTTCCCGTCAACGGCCAGGAACTTTTGATCGCCGGCGGCGCCGGTGCCTTATTTCTGGTCTCTACCCGAAATTAA